The proteins below are encoded in one region of Thermoleophilum album:
- a CDS encoding TetR/AcrR family transcriptional regulator, with protein sequence MGRRPIVDDALYAGARRAFAKYGFHEATLERIAEEAGVSRVTLHRRGITKQGLLEQLAERAAEQYRAAMWPALTASGSGADRLERALEILCEQAEANLDVLLALGAQANAEVFHEEGDEALTRAPFTEPLERLLRDGAADGTLREVDPVETATVLFNLVGWAYVHLRAEHRWAPERARRATLDVAVNGLRAAGSRR encoded by the coding sequence ATGGGACGCCGGCCAATCGTCGACGACGCGCTCTACGCCGGGGCTCGAAGGGCCTTCGCCAAGTACGGCTTCCACGAGGCGACGCTCGAGCGGATCGCAGAGGAGGCCGGCGTCTCACGCGTGACGTTGCACCGGCGGGGGATCACCAAGCAGGGGCTCCTCGAGCAGCTCGCCGAGCGGGCGGCAGAGCAGTACCGCGCGGCGATGTGGCCGGCGCTCACCGCCTCCGGCAGTGGCGCCGACCGCCTCGAACGCGCCCTTGAGATCCTCTGCGAGCAGGCAGAGGCCAACCTCGACGTGCTGCTCGCGCTGGGAGCGCAGGCGAATGCTGAGGTCTTCCACGAGGAGGGGGACGAGGCGCTCACTCGCGCCCCGTTCACCGAGCCGCTCGAGCGGCTGCTGCGCGACGGCGCGGCAGACGGAACCCTCCGCGAGGTCGACCCGGTCGAGACCGCGACGGTGCTCTTCAACCTCGTCGGATGGGCGTACGTGCACTTGCGCGCGGAGCACCGCTGGGCGCCCGAGCGCGCGCGGCGGGCGACGCTCGACGTCGCCGTGAACGGGCTCAGGGCTGCGGGCTCGCGGCGGTAG